ATGGGCGGCAAGCCCCTTTTTCACAAACATGCGGATTTCCTCAATCAGTTCATCGTTTGCTTCATAACCGTCCCTAAGCGCAACAAACGCTTTGATGATCTCGCCGCGGACAGGGTCTGGTTTGCCGATGACACCGGCTTCGGCAACTGCAGGGTGTTCAACAAGCTTGCTCTCGACTTCAAACGGGCCGACGCGTTCACCGGAAGTCATGATGACATCATCAATCCTGCCCTGGAACCAGAAATATCCGTCTTCATCCATATATGCCGAGTCACCGGACACATACCATCCGCCGTTCGGCATAAAGTAGGATTCATATTTTTCCTGGCGGTTCCAGATTGCCCTCATCATGGACGGCCAGCCTTTCCTGATCGCGAGGTTGCCCATCCGGTATGGCGGAACTTCATTGCCCTGGTCATCCACGATTGCTGCTTCCACGCCAGGAATCGGCTTGCCCATTGATCCAGGCTTGATTTCCATAGATGGATAGTTGCAAATAACCTGGGCGCCGGTTTCTGTCATCCACCAGGTGTCATGGATCCGTAAGTTGAATACTTTCATGCCCCAGCGGATCACCTCTGGGTTAAGCGGCTCACCTACCGACAAAATATGGCGGAGCGAAGAAAGGTCAAACTGTTTCACCACTTCATCCCCGGCTCCCATGAGCATCCTGAATGCTGTCGGGGCGCTGTACCAGACCGTGACACCGAAATCCTCGATTGCCTGATACCAATTTTCCGGCTTGAACCGGCCGCCGAGAATCAGGTTGGACGTTCCGGCCAGCCATGGGCCAAAAACACCATAGGATGTACCTGTAACCCACCCTGGATCGGCAGTACACCAGTACGTATCGCTTTCTTTGAGGTCAAGGACCCATTTAGCCGTCTGATAATGCTGAATCATGGCATTATGGACGTGGAGAACGCCTTTCGGCTTTCCTGTTGAACCTGATGTATAATGAAGAATGAGCCCATCTTCCCGGTCGACCCACTCGATATCAAGATCCTTGCTTGCTTTTTCCACACGGCTGTAATAGTCGATGTAGGCACCTTCTTCTTTTACATCTTCACCGACAAGAATGACATGCTTCAGGTTCGGAAGCTCATCAACAGGTACCCGTTCGAGCAATTCAGGCGTGGTGACAATCACCTTCGCTTCACTATCCTCCAGCCTGTCCCGCACCGCTCCTTCCATGAACGCTTCAAACAGCGGACCGACAATCGCCCCGAGTTTTACGGCGCCAAGCAAGACGAAATACAATTCAGGGGAACGAGGCATAAAAATGAAGACACGGTCCCCTTTTTCGACATCGGCAGCTGATTTGAGCACATTGGCGGCCTTGTTTGTCCAATCTTTCATTTCTTTGAATGTATATTTCTCATTCCTGCCTGCATCCTTGTAATAAAGGGCAACTTTATTTTTCCGGTCAGACTCCGCATGCCTGTCGATTGCTTCATACGCAAGATTCACCCTGCCCGTTTCATACCAGGAAAAATTCTTTTCCACCTCCGACCAATCGAAACTCTTTTTCATTTCTTCGTAATTTTCCAGGTTGTGTTCTCCATTTAGTACCGGAAGCGCTTCCACTTTCATTCCCATTCCCCCTAATTTTAGTTTCGTAATGTCATTATAGTATAAAATAAATTTATTCTCAATTTTTAAAAAATATAGACAAAAAATATTTTTTCTATTGAAAACGCTTTACCTGGTTCGTTATCCTTTATAATAGAGGTAGTTTAAGCAGACTAAAAGATGGTGGTGACCGGATGGAACACAAAAAAACATACAACGCAGCAAGGCATAAAACAGCGCATGGCAACCTTCTGATTGAGGGGCCCGTAACGGCCGATACACTTGCCGAGCTTGACTTTCATGAAGACTTGACGGCATTCCGGCCGCATAAGCAGCAGCATGAAGCCTTAGTTGGCATTGCAGATCTTGAAGAGGGCCGGATCATTATTGCCAGAGACAATAATATTGTCGTCGGATATGTCACTTTCCTGTATCCCGACCCGCTTGAACGGTGGTCTGAAGGCAAAATGGAAAACCTAATCGAATTGGGTGCAATCGAAGTCATTCCGAAGTACCGCGGCGCAGGTGTCGGCAAGCAGCTTCTCAACGTTTCGATGATGGACGACTACATGGAAAACTATATTATTATTACAACAGAATATTATTGGCATTGGGATCTTAAAGGGACAGGCCTTAATGTGTGGGAATACAGAAAAGTGATGGAAAAGATGATGAGTGCCGGCGGGCTGGAATGGTATGCTACGGATGATCCGGAAATCAGCTCACATCCCGCTAACTGCCTAATGGCCAGAATCGGAAAAAATATAGACAGGGATTCCATCGAAAAGTTTGACCGGCTGCGGTTTATGAACCGGTTTATGTATTAAGAGGCATAGGGATTTTCCATAATTCTCTTTTTGTCTCAATGACGGGGGGAACAATCATGATTGTTGAAGAAATTATGCAAAAGCAAGTATATACATTGAAAGCCGATGATCCAATTGCAAAAGGCTGGGAACTTTGCAACCTTCACCACATCAGGCATTTTCCGGTAGTTGATGAGGACATGAAAGTAATCGGCATCGTATCGGACAGGGATCTCCGCGATGCAAGCCCGTCCATTCTCCACGACTGCGGCCGCCAGCAAGAAGAACTTGAAAAGCCGGTCTCTACCGTTATGACACGCGATGTCATTACCGGACACCCTCTCGACTTTGTAGAGGAAATTTCCGCTACTTTTTTTGAAGAAGACATCGGCTGCATGCCAATTACCCGCGATCAAAAACTGGTCGGGATTGTAACTGAAACTGATTTGTTAAATACCTTTGTTATGCTCACAGGTGCTAACCAGCCAGGCTCGCAGCTGGAAGTGAAAGTCCCCAATCAAGCAGGCATCCTTGCTGAGGTGACCTCTGTTATCGGCCGTCACAAAGTGAACGTTTCCAGTGTCCTCGTCTATCCCGGCAAAACGGACGACTACAAAATTCTCGTTTTCCGGGTGCAGACCATCAACCCGATGAATATCATCCGTGATTTGAAAGGGGAAGGATATGAAGTGCTATGGCCCAACCTTCCGGGAGTCTCATCATGAGGGAAGCAGCTTTCATATATTCAGATGAATTTGCACGATATAAGTTCCATGATCAGCATCCATTCAATCAGCTCCGCGTGCAGCTGACGTTTGAACTGCTGAATACAATGGGGGCTCTTCAAGATAAAGATATCGTCCCGCCGCGCCCGGCGACGGACGATGAGATCGCACTCATCCATGATGTCAATTTCATCGAAGCCGTCAAAAAAGCGGGGAAAGGCGAGCTTCCTGAAGAACAGGCAGGAAATTTCGGGCTTGGCACTGAGGATACGCCCATTTTTGAAAACATGCATGAAGCGAGCTCCCTTATAGTCGGCGGAACACTGAAGGCTGTTGAGCTTGTAATGGAAGGGAAAGCCCGGCATGCCCTTAATCTCGGCGGCGGGCTGCATCATGGATTCAGAGGGAAAGCCTCTGGATTTTGTATCTATAACGACAGTTCTATCGCGATCGAATATATGCGGAAAAAATATGATGCAAGAGTGTTATACGTGGATACTGATGCACACCATGGCGATGGTGTACAATGGTCGTTTTATGATGATCCGAATGTGTGCACATTTTCAATCCATGAAACCGGCCGTTATCTCTTTCCGGGTACAGGTGCGGTAAACGAACGTGGAGCAGGGGCCGGTTATGGTTGTTCTTACAATATCCCGCTTGATGCGTTTACCGAAGATGAATCGTTTCTAGAGTCTTATGAAACCGCTCTCAGGGAAATAGCCGAACATTTCCAACCTGATGTGATCATTACTCAGAATGGCGCAGATGCCCACTACTATGACCCGCTCACCCATCTGTCGGCCACCATGAACGTATATAAGTCGATTCCGAAGCTCGCACATGAAATCGCCCATGACTACTGTGGAGGACGCTGGATTGCAGTGGGCGGCGGCGGTTATGATATCTGGCGGGTTGTTCCAAGAGCCTGGTCCCTGATCTGGCTTGAAATGACGAACAACCGAATAGGTGAAGGTAAACTGCCGCAGGAATGGATTGAAAAATGGCAGCCGAAGGCACCGGTGCAGCTCCCTGACAATTGGGAAGATCCCGATGGGTTATACCCGCCGATCCCGCGCAAACCGGAAATAACCGAGAAAAATGCCCAGACACTGACCAAAGCACTTCAAATCATACGGCAGAACAAAAAATCCCAAAAACGAAAATATCCATCGTGTTAGGACTTTGGCAAAGAACACCGGAACTTAGCGGTTCATACATGTAAACAGTCTCTTTTGATGATCATTCTTAAAT
The genomic region above belongs to Bacillus marinisedimentorum and contains:
- the acsA gene encoding acetate--CoA ligase; its protein translation is MKVEALPVLNGEHNLENYEEMKKSFDWSEVEKNFSWYETGRVNLAYEAIDRHAESDRKNKVALYYKDAGRNEKYTFKEMKDWTNKAANVLKSAADVEKGDRVFIFMPRSPELYFVLLGAVKLGAIVGPLFEAFMEGAVRDRLEDSEAKVIVTTPELLERVPVDELPNLKHVILVGEDVKEEGAYIDYYSRVEKASKDLDIEWVDREDGLILHYTSGSTGKPKGVLHVHNAMIQHYQTAKWVLDLKESDTYWCTADPGWVTGTSYGVFGPWLAGTSNLILGGRFKPENWYQAIEDFGVTVWYSAPTAFRMLMGAGDEVVKQFDLSSLRHILSVGEPLNPEVIRWGMKVFNLRIHDTWWMTETGAQVICNYPSMEIKPGSMGKPIPGVEAAIVDDQGNEVPPYRMGNLAIRKGWPSMMRAIWNRQEKYESYFMPNGGWYVSGDSAYMDEDGYFWFQGRIDDVIMTSGERVGPFEVESKLVEHPAVAEAGVIGKPDPVRGEIIKAFVALRDGYEANDELIEEIRMFVKKGLAAHAAPREIEFRDKLPKTRSGKIMRRVLKAWELDLPTGDLSTMED
- a CDS encoding acetoin utilization AcuB family protein, with product MIVEEIMQKQVYTLKADDPIAKGWELCNLHHIRHFPVVDEDMKVIGIVSDRDLRDASPSILHDCGRQQEELEKPVSTVMTRDVITGHPLDFVEEISATFFEEDIGCMPITRDQKLVGIVTETDLLNTFVMLTGANQPGSQLEVKVPNQAGILAEVTSVIGRHKVNVSSVLVYPGKTDDYKILVFRVQTINPMNIIRDLKGEGYEVLWPNLPGVSS
- a CDS encoding acetoin utilization protein AcuC; this encodes MREAAFIYSDEFARYKFHDQHPFNQLRVQLTFELLNTMGALQDKDIVPPRPATDDEIALIHDVNFIEAVKKAGKGELPEEQAGNFGLGTEDTPIFENMHEASSLIVGGTLKAVELVMEGKARHALNLGGGLHHGFRGKASGFCIYNDSSIAIEYMRKKYDARVLYVDTDAHHGDGVQWSFYDDPNVCTFSIHETGRYLFPGTGAVNERGAGAGYGCSYNIPLDAFTEDESFLESYETALREIAEHFQPDVIITQNGADAHYYDPLTHLSATMNVYKSIPKLAHEIAHDYCGGRWIAVGGGGYDIWRVVPRAWSLIWLEMTNNRIGEGKLPQEWIEKWQPKAPVQLPDNWEDPDGLYPPIPRKPEITEKNAQTLTKALQIIRQNKKSQKRKYPSC
- a CDS encoding GNAT family N-acetyltransferase, with amino-acid sequence MEHKKTYNAARHKTAHGNLLIEGPVTADTLAELDFHEDLTAFRPHKQQHEALVGIADLEEGRIIIARDNNIVVGYVTFLYPDPLERWSEGKMENLIELGAIEVIPKYRGAGVGKQLLNVSMMDDYMENYIIITTEYYWHWDLKGTGLNVWEYRKVMEKMMSAGGLEWYATDDPEISSHPANCLMARIGKNIDRDSIEKFDRLRFMNRFMY